A window of Spirochaetaceae bacterium genomic DNA:
CTTAAAGTGGCACCGGCAATAAACGCTAAAGCTGGCATAATTTTTGGTACGCGGGCCGGCCAGCATCCGCTCGCCCAGCTCTTTTTGCACCAGTATAGCCGCCCTGCTTATGGGCTTAGCGGTAAACAAAGGGATAATAGCGCCGGCAATATTGTAAGGTAAGTTGCCAATTAACTTTATAGGCCCGGCTGCCTGTGCCGCCGGCCAAGTAGTTAAAACATCGCCGGCAATAATTTTAAAGCCGTTGTGCCCGCCAAAAAAACTTTCTAAAATTTTAATAAAACTATGGTCAATCTCAAAGACGGTAACTTTAGCTGTCTGCTGTAAAGCTAAGCTGGTCATGGCCCCTAAGCCGGGGCCAATCTCCCATAATTCATCACCGGCCTCAATATTAAGTAGGTTAATAATTTTTTGTCTAATAGTTTGGTTTATTAAAAAATTTTGACCAAAACGCTTAAGGGCATTAGCCTGATAGCTGCCGAGTACGGCCTTAATTTGGCCAATGCTGTTATAATCTATAGCTTGCACAGGGTTAGTTTAAGCTATTTAGCTATCTTTTACAAGGCTGCCGCGTAATCTTTAGGCACCGTTTGGCCTTCTTTTAATATTTTAATGGCGCCGGCTTTTACGCTGGCAGCTAACTCTTTAGAGGTACAGCGGTTAGTTGCTTTAGCTT
This region includes:
- the rsmA gene encoding 16S rRNA (adenine(1518)-N(6)/adenine(1519)-N(6))-dimethyltransferase RsmA, encoding MQAIDYNSIGQIKAVLGSYQANALKRFGQNFLINQTIRQKIINLLNIEAGDELWEIGPGLGAMTSLALQQTAKVTVFEIDHSFIKILESFFGGHNGFKIIAGDVLTTWPAAQAAGPIKLIGNLPYNIAGAIIPLFTAKPISRAAILVQKELGERMLAGPRTKNYASFSVYCRCHFKLKNEGVIGPSAFYPPPNVNSMLLSLVPKQLDGEVSATLQQLTRAAFASRRKTLKNNWGRLPFYNQLRELALPLSFSESGRAEEYPPELYLQLAHALTALKTNGYLTDNK